The Raphanus sativus cultivar WK10039 chromosome 2, ASM80110v3, whole genome shotgun sequence DNA segment GTTTGATTTGATGGTTAAAAGAAATAGTTGAACTGCTAAGAAAacgtttcaaaataataaatgtaaaaatggATAAAACTACCCTATTTGCATCACTAATAATGCAAGCATGTGTTTACCTTTGTCAACATATCCTTAGGATGAGGATGAATGCATTACTAGTGTTCTCAAGGAGGTTCTCTGTGGTTCTTTGCAAGTAGATCTGGTCAAAATGGAGACCAGTCTGAAGAGTAATGTGTGTTTCAAACTTCTCgcttttctttatttcttatGTTTCATAGGACATCATCTCAAGCATGTCTTTGCTCTCTAGGATTTAAGCAGGAATGGACTAGAGAATTACCACTGATTAAATAACAGGTAATGCGGTATATGGTTTGGTAAACGGCAaatgaagaataaataaatcaaacgCACACTGGTAAACTAGAGAAGTTTTGATCCTCTATTCCACTATTCAAAAGTAACACACACCTTCCCCATCCCCAtttttttcacacagattacaaACAAAAGAGTACAgaatatatttaaccaaaacCACAAGAACTGGAGATACACAGCTGAGACACGACTCCTAtgtttgttttctcttcttcataTCACTCTCCTGTGCCCTCCAAACGCCCATATCTGTGTAATTTAatggaaaaagaaaatacacatAAATCCTCAAAGGTCTTATCATCTTAATCACAACTCGGCATGTTGTTACTTTTGTTTTAGATAGACGCAAACCTTTAGATTTGAATCCCAGCTTCCAGTACACAAGGCACTTCCGTCTGCTGACATCCCCAAACAGCTTATCCGATTCTTGTGCGAATCCTGCAGTTCCCCTAAATCCAATACAATCTGCATGAAAAAAATACCCCCAACATTTAAACAAATACACATCAGaatgagccaaaaaaaaaacaacttccACCACCACTAACACTTAATATTAACTAGCTTACTTCTCCCAAAAGAGTATCCCAAACGTAGCAGGCGTTGTTGTTCGCGTATCCAGCGAAAAGAAGTCTCCCCGAGGCAGAGAATGCAATGGAGGTCACAGGTACGTTCTCACCATCCCCTTGTGGCTGATACACCTGGAGTTGATGACCGGTCCTAATGTCATACAACCTGCACGTTCCATCGTCTGATCCAGTCCCAAATCTTTGCCCATCAGGAAAGAACTTGACGGTATTAACATCTCCCTCGTGCCCATGAAACGTCCGCACCGCTCGGCTTGCAGCGCGAGTGTCCCACAAGCGTGCAGTGGTATCACATGAACCAGATATGAACCAGTTTGGGTTTGATCCGCTGATTGAGACACTGAAAGAAATAGGGGTGTACAAGGGCATGAGTTTAAACTCGAGTCAATGCTAACTTCTAAAGACAAATCAAATGGACTCCCTATCCTATGGACCAAACCTATAGGTTGATTACAACAGTAGATCCAAATGGTACATTTCTAGACATTTAAGTAGATTTTTCAAAGATAGGCTACTTCAAAAACCGTATTAAACAAACCGATGCCAATAAAGCAAGCAGATGGAAGCAACATCCATACCTTAGTACATCAGCAGTATGTCCAGACTGAAACTCTCCACCAAAAACAGAAGTTTTAAGACCAGTAGTTACATCCCATAAGACACACGTCTGATCACCCGAACTCGTGATCAGATGAGCATCCTCATTTGGGACATACTGACAGCACGAAACATACCCCCTGTGACCACTAAGCATCCTCGAAACCGGCACAGTTCCGTCCTTATCCGCAGTCGAGCTAAGACTAAAAATAGAACACACACTGTCTAACCCACCACACGCAACCGTCTGGCCATTCGGAGAGAAGGCACAGGTCATAACCCACGCACAAGGGAGTTTTATAGCATGAGTTTTCTGACTCGTTAGAGCATTCCACACGATTAACCTCCCATCTTGAGACGCACTAACAATCCGGTTCCTTTCAGGCGTCCAGTCCAACGAATAAACCTGTAAATTAATTAACACATGTTAAAAAAGCTAACCTCATCTGAATTCATTCCTCATAAAGAATGAAGCTTTTGGTTAACCCTAAAATGATCAACACTCCCTAAACCGTTAATCTCAATAGCCAGCTCCAATTCTTCAAAATCATACATAAGGAAAGTGTATACACTCAAAGGATAAACCTTAATTGCAACCTAAACTCCTCAAAGGATGAAACTTTCAGTTTAACCTAAAATGGATACACTCCCTAAACCCTCCTTCATCACGATACTCACAAGCTAAGTAATGAATCAAACATTGTAAGATAAGAGAGAGATAAGATCGAAGTTTCTCACTCACTTTTCCGGTGTGGCCCTGAAGAGTACGGCAACAAACCAGATCCGTGGCTCCGAATTTCACCGGAGAACGACCTTGAGCCACCGAGTACTTAGCCACTGACGATaattcgtaaaaaaaaaaacagatctaagaattggggaagaagaagaagaagaagaaggaaagagagaaTATTATTTCACAAACCATCGGTATCTAGAAGCTGGAGGCGTCTTTGTTTAAGTCTATCTCGGAGGTTGTTAACGGTCTCTGTAGCTACGGCGTGGCGCTCTTTGAGCTCGGAGACGGACATTTCCAGATTTTCGGACTTGGCTTTCTCCGTCGCCGATCAAGGGGAATAAATTAGAGAGAGAGGGGAAGTTTAGGCGTGGAGAAGTTtagaagagaggaagaagaaggttcATGATTGATTAagccctagagagagagagttgattTGGGGGGGGGAATTACGTGGgaaaggagaagaagacgaagCAGTCAAGAAGACacgcttgttgttgttgttgttgttgttgttgttggctcTTCTGACCTGAGATAGAAAGAGAGATGAGGAAATAATAGCACACAGTCAATCCAAAATTGACTGTTCCAAAACGACGTCGTGTCTgcgtttaatgttttttttgtttgctttcttTCCCGttgattttcaaattaaaattatgtattAGTAATTGTATTTTCCTAATTATGAATAATCTATGTGATACAGTGTTTTCGTTATTATGAAAAGTTAGAGATTTGACTGTTGCAAAAATGCTTTCTTTGAATTTCcagttaacaaaaataaataaatggagTAACTCACTTGTTTCATATATGTATAACCATATGATTAGAGACTATAGTGTACAAATAATTAAAGTGAAGCGAAGTTTATCCTAAGTATATTCAGAATCATGTGAAAATGGGAAGAAAGTCTTTGTCGTGTGGAAAATAGCCGTTACCGGctacaataattaattattttattatagaatgCACTTAGCTACTACAAAACTAATAACAAGACTTGATTACACCAATCACacgagggagggagggagggagggagggagggagagtAGTTAATTAAACTACCCCCAAGAAGCTAACTGTGCCCATTACATATTATTAACATGGAAGATTAGGGACACAATAAAGATGAGTAGAAAacatagagaagaagaagaaacttttGGTTGAACTGCTCCATTCTCTTTTCTCTGATCTACTTTGTCTGAGCTTACATACTTGTTCATTACTCCTGTGTTtcctgctcctcctcctccaggaTAGACACAGCTGTTATAACCTATCAATATTATTCGCATTCAAGATAAGCTAAACCATATTAGTATAAGCACTTTAATAGAATATCGGTTTATTGTTGGTTAATAGACTTGGTTTACTATTTTAGCTGATGTATTTAAGTGAAGAAGCTACACTCTctaaatgacaaaaaaaaacactctctTTTACACTTAATGAAAGTTTTTCTAATTTGATCTAAACAAGTTTGTTAGATCTGAACACTTTTTATATGTACAATGGAGTAAAGTTGGTGATACTCAAAAGGACACTAATGTTGTCTATTTCAATGAAGCATCTTTCAGACCAGTCCTAAAACCTATCGCAGTTCATTGATGTGGTATTTGTTCATGTGTGAGATTAATCGTGGAGAgagaagaataaaaaaacttacTTGGGTTTAGGGAGGTGAGTGTTGCGGTCTGAGAGAAATCACAGTCTGTAGGCTTTTTAGGAGACTTTTGGAAATACATATTCATAGCAAAGGCTGCGTGTGACGCCACATTGTTCGGCTCGAAACAAGCTCCTCCCGGTTGTATTGGCCCACAGTCTATTCCTTGTCCACAAGCCCAATCCAAGCTCGCTTGCAACTGCTCATCCGTCGCACCATTCCTCGGCACACACCACCCCGTCGACGTCACTTTCCCCGACGGCGTCTGATTTTATGACACAAAACATTACCTCAAAAGATTAAACATTGTATTTTTGCCCTTCACATGTTAGATTGTAACCTAACGGTTGGTACTATACTACTTACTATAAACAAAACTCTTTTATTTAATGTGAAAACGTGTGTATTAAATAGTAAATAGGAGCCTCAATGATTTGGGAACTGGGATTAAGATAATCTAACCTGACTACTACTGTTGCTGCTACCACCGCTACTCTTGGCAAGACCTGCATCATAGGACATGGAAAGATCGGTTTTGAAAAGCCCAAAGGCCCGTTCTGAAGATGGTCCAGGCTTTAGATTCTCGTCATAGAGTGCGAAAATGTAAGTGTCCACGGACTTCCCAGGCATGAGAGGTGTGCCAACCATTGACTTCAGATGAGCTATTAGGTTTCCGTTGTATGCTTTAGCATTATCGACGCTCGGTCCAACTTCGTTTGGGTCTCCTCGTGAAGGCCAACCTGTTTCCGCCACCACGATCTCCACCTTCTCGAATCCAACAGATTTCAGAGCCGAGTGAACCGCGTCTACCTGTGATTAATGAAACAAAGAGACTGTGACGTGTATTGCAAGTAACGACGAATTTTTATACTGCTTTGTACGAAGACATAAACAGAAGACATAAACACGTAGTAGCCTAGTAGGATATGACCTGAAGAGACACCGTTTTCTATTTCTCTTCTactttttaaagttattttattaatttctgTCACCACTGCTTACGTGGAACTGATGATGCCTAGTGCAGACAAATGCTTCAAGAAACATCTA contains these protein-coding regions:
- the LOC108839736 gene encoding guanine nucleotide-binding protein subunit beta, which encodes MSVSELKERHAVATETVNNLRDRLKQRRLQLLDTDVAKYSVAQGRSPVKFGATDLVCCRTLQGHTGKVYSLDWTPERNRIVSASQDGRLIVWNALTSQKTHAIKLPCAWVMTCAFSPNGQTVACGGLDSVCSIFSLSSTADKDGTVPVSRMLSGHRGYVSCCQYVPNEDAHLITSSGDQTCVLWDVTTGLKTSVFGGEFQSGHTADVLSVSISGSNPNWFISGSCDTTARLWDTRAASRAVRTFHGHEGDVNTVKFFPDGQRFGTGSDDGTCRLYDIRTGHQLQVYQPQGDGENVPVTSIAFSASGRLLFAGYANNNACYVWDTLLGEIVLDLGELQDSHKNRISCLGMSADGSALCTGSWDSNLKIWAFGGHRRVI
- the LOC130508376 gene encoding glucan endo-1,3-beta-glucosidase 7-like, which codes for MMAISICFSLLLILLSHFPSSHAEPFIGVNIGQVADNLPPPSETVKLLKSSSIQKVRLYGADPAIIRALAGTGIGIVIGAGNGDIPSLASDPNAASRWINSNVLPFYPASKIILITIGNEVLMSNDPNLVNQLLPAMQNVQKALEAASLGGKIKVSTVHSMTVLGSSDPPSSGSFAPGYQAGLKGILQFLSDTGSPFTINPYPFFAYRDDTRPETLAFCLFQPNPGRPDANTGIKYMNMFDAQVDAVHSALKSVGFEKVEIVVAETGWPSRGDPNEVGPSVDNAKAYNGNLIAHLKSMVGTPLMPGKSVDTYIFALYDENLKPGPSSERAFGLFKTDLSMSYDAGLAKSSGGSSNSSSQTPSGKVTSTGWCVPRNGATDEQLQASLDWACGQGIDCGPIQPGGACFEPNNVASHAAFAMNMYFQKSPKKPTDCDFSQTATLTSLNPSYNSCVYPGGGGAGNTGVMNKYVSSDKVDQRKENGAVQPKVSSSSLCFLLIFIVSLIFHVNNM